The DNA region CCACATCCTATCATATGcttttgccatatttattttatgcagCAACCAACCAATCAACCAACTGCTGATTCTAACTGGCAACAATATCGGGCTAGAGAACATCAAAAGGAAGAAGGAATATTCAATCATCTTCTCATTTGTAAATGAGATACAAGAGTATAAAACCGGCAACTAGTTTCCAGAATTTGGATCTTCTCATATAAAAGAAATCAGCAAAACACGGGGCGATAGGACATGACATGACATGACAGACAAGGTGATACAAACACTATTATGGTCTTAATAGATGAGGGCCGACCCTCTTCACTACTATATATGATGAGAAAGAAGAACAAATGTTACATAGAACAAATGCAACAATAGAAATGAACAAATTGGTAGGTGGTTTCAAACCTCTACTACTCTTgtgtttgttgttgttgttgttcataATATGGAGCATTTAGGAGTTTTTGACTTTTTCTTCTGCTTTGGTGGCTGGAGGACAACCTTAATTGCagcatcaaacacacccttcaCATTCTATTATTGTACAAGAAAGAAGATACAAAATATAAATCCATGAAaacatacattattattattattgagttacaaaataaaattcttagAAGTTGGACCTGTTGAGATTTGGAGCTGCACTCTATGTATTCTGGAGCAGCAATCAGGTCCTTTAGTTCATTTCCCTATAAATATATGGCAGAAGAAAAAATGAGACCAAAGAATTGACAATGAACATAATAACAAGGTTCACTCACTTGTGCAGTTGTAATCGCGACAGAGCCAGGATGATCTATGAAGAATTGACTATCATCCCGTAGATCTGAAGCCATTATAAAATCAAAAGCTCATAACTATATGAAACCATTCATCCATCCATCCAACCACATATAACATGATATTAATATAGTAAGAGATCTAACCAATTTTGGTTCCAACAAGAACTATAGGAACTCCAGGAGCATAATGTTTCAATTCAGGAATCCACTgcaaataatgtatatataacaTGTCAGAATCCAGAATTCGTGAAGAGGAAGACCGACCCATCATACCTTTTTAGAAACATTTTCATAGCTAGCCTTGCTAATCAACGAGAATGCCAGAATGAAAACATCTGCCCCACGATAACTCAATGGTCTTAGCCTATTGTAATCTTCTTGCCCTGCCAtctcacaataataataataacaataatacaCATGACATTCAGCTCAGgatgtatatatataacaagAGAAAATGACATTCTAAATCCATGCCTGCTGTGTCCCATAGGCCGAGATTGATAGTGTTTCCATTGACAACCACATTAGCACTAAAGTTATCAAAGACAGTAGGCACGTAATCCTGTATCCCCAACAACATAACCAGATTCATTGAATATAGAAAATGTCAGCTAGAACagaaaaaaaagagattaaGGATTATTGGGTCACCGTAGGAAAAGTGTTGCTGGTGTAAGAAATCAGAAGACAAGTCTTGCCAACGGCGCCATCACCAACAGTGACgcattttataaatttggaaGCACTCATGTTTTCTTAAGGTAGGAAAATCGTCAGATCTTCTTGAGAAGACCTGATATCACTTACAGCATGAATTTCCTGAAAGAATCTTCAGAAAAGCAATCGAACCCTTGTGGAGATCTAtccaaaaagaaagaaagaaatgaagaaaagagAATGCAATTTGCGTATTGGGTttacagagagagagagagcggGAATTACTGCTGATGAAGCGTTCCTTCAACCAGATCAACCACTCTCTTTCAACGGAATCCaactgttattattattaatgtattattgcCTTCTCCAATTTACCCAATAATAATATTGCTTCATTCATAtcaacattatattaaaaataccaTTCATTTTATTATCCTAAAATCTTCTTTATACTACATTAGTATTAGTAGACCAATTCAAATGAAATCTCACATCCCAatccttataattttattggtttttaaatacttactttatcaaataaaataataataataagatatatacaaacaaattacttaatattgatatttttaattcttaccaagatttatattttatttcttctatttaaaaattataattttaagatttagtAACACATTATTAATATCTATATGTCAACATTTTAGACCAAGTTTATCTAAAAAACCGATTTCTCGCCCATTCCCATACCCATACTCATTATATCCCACAAAAAATTTCGAGcctaaaaaacaaatttaattgcGTATAAAATTTGACAACCTTTAACAAACATTGTTTGATTCTCAAAATAACAATCCACACAATCAATTAGGCAAGGCTTTAAACAATTTGcatatcaatattaaaatagttaacaTTTGTTTCCTTTCAATTATAGTTTacattttaaccaaaattttagttattttgagagattttacattaaatttacaCAATCTCAAGAGGAAACAAAAGTTGCATAGGAAACATTAAAATCTCTTATTGGCCAAGCTCAGGCACATGTGGTTCCTTCATGAGGAACATTGTTTACAGAAGCAATCTCGAATGTGTTTTTACCATAAAACTGACGGGGAAATCATTTTTATGTTGTGAGAAGCCTATCTATAAATACAACATACAATTCATGACAGtaacaaagaaacaaaaaagGTAAAGAAAAGACTGATACTCTTCGAAATAACCTGTCCAACTCAAGACTTGCAAAATGCATTTAGCGTTTCGTCGAGTGCCTTTCTGTCATAGTCACCAGTGAAAACGCAATTACCAAGAGGACCTTTCAAGAGAATGAGCCTTAGTAGCCCATCAGCTACCTTCTTATCAACCTGTTATTATTACAATCAAAAGATCCAAACCAGTAATGAGGATAATGACTGACACTCGTAAGCGAAtccattcaaattttaaaaaaacaaataaaacgcCACCATACCGCCATAATGGACTTGAACATCTCAACTGTCATTGTATCAGGAGGGGATGTGGGCAAGTTAGCCTGTTTCAATATGCTCGCAACTCTCTTTACAATTGATTCATCAATCCAACCGAGGCGATATGACATATCAACAGCCATTACCTAAACATACACTAAAATATGTCAAATGCCAAagatttaacatttattaaaatacaacatttattaaaatacaatacGCAACAAACATATACCGTGCCAACTGCAACAGCTTCCCCATGGAACCACACTCCATAGCCAAAACCTGTTTCTATTGCCTGTACAGACATTATAACAGCAAAGTGAGCATAGTTTGTTTCTATAAATTGGTAATTTAGAAAGTTTTAGAAGAAGCTGCGACTAGAAACACTATGgtcttgtttgatctagggttatttgaataaccaaataGTTATTTTCATGTTATTTTGGGCTTTGTTTTCTTCAAAGGATGCAACGATTTCACTAATCCAACATGTTGATTGGATAgttggttatttgaaattaatcttaaataacccACGTCAAACAAAGGCCTACTACTTCATATTGAGGACACAATGAGCGAAAACAAAATGCTTTAATTACTCACGTGGCCAAAAGTGTGACCCAAGTTCAATGTCGCCCGCAGTCCACTCTCCTTCTCATCTAAGGACACAACCTCAGCCTTATTTTCACACGATCGTTTAATAGCATATGCTAGCATATCAGGATCCCTGCcataaatcaataaatttagTCTGCAATCTTATGAACGAATAGATGGTAATACGTAGAGAGAGTAATAAAGTTTAGACCTCGCCATCAAAGCTGGCATATTCTTCTCCTGCCATTCAAAGAATTCCGAATCTCTAATTAACCCGTACTTTATAACCTCAGCAAGTCCAGATGCCAATTCTCTATCTGGTAATGTATTCAATGTATCAGTATCCACAAGCACACATTGAGGTTGATAGAATGCTCCAATCAAATTTTTCCCAAGTGGATGGTTTATTCCAGTTTTTCCACCAACCGAAGAATCCACCTGTGACATAACTGTCGTCGGAATCTGAATAAAATTCACTCCGCGAAGGAATGAAGCAGCTGCGTAACCACACATGTCTCCTATTACACCTCCTCCAAGGGCGACAAAGGTACATCGTCGATCTAACCTCGACTCAATTGCTTTATCGAAAACCTTCATCAGGGTTTCCTGTCGAGCACATCATACAAATCAGATTTACATTTACCCCCTCCCCATAACATATATTTGAGCAAACTCAAAAAGGATTTTACCATGTTCTTGTACTTCTCCCCATCAGGTAAGATAACCTTCTCAACTGAAACATTGGGATTTCCAATTGTTAAAGCACTAACAACTTTATCCAGGTAGAGTGGTGCAACGGTGGTGTTTGTCACCACCAGTACTTTCTTCCCATGAATATGCCTATGTAAGTAATTGACAAACGATCATTGTCAATTTTGATCAATTACAGATCAAACTAATTAAGCTCAGATTGATTTGTAAGAGTGTTTTAAAGCACAAGCAGGTCTAGATGCATTTAAAAAGGACAATTTCTGTCAAGCCAAATACTGAATATAAGAAATTGCATAAGCTAGAATCTACAAAGTAGAGATGAAAAACCTTAAGACTTAATTTTGAATTAGGGTTAAAACTACAATTCCATCTAGCAAAcatgttcattttttttacagAAAGCGATATAGAgggagagaaagaaagaaagaaccTTTGCAAAAGGTCAGGTTGATCGAGAAGTCCTGAACCGATGTAGATCGGGTAGCTTCGGTCACCCAAATCGACATTGACTATGGTTGGATCCGCAGGCGAAGCTTTTTTACCGAGCGACTGGTCCATCACGGAAGCTGTGGAACTGGCGGAAACCAAAATGCACCGGCGCCGCTTAGACGAGCAGTGGAGAGAGAGGGAGCTGAAATTCCGAGACCCAATAAACGTATCAGTGAAGGAAAGGGATTTGAGGAGAGACGTCGGGCGGCCGAGAGGGAGTGAAATGGTCTGTTTGTGGCACAGAGAAGAAGGGTTTGCAGTCGAAGCCATTCGAAAATGATTGGGgaggatgatgaagaagaattgCTGCTACGAGAGGAGAGGAATTGTGTAttccatcatatatatatttgggtATTTGTTTGAACAGAGAATAGAAATCGAAGAAAGTGAGTTGGTGATGATGGCGGGGTTAGGTGAGAGCCCCTTGTAAAAGATTGAATCTTGCAGACAAGAAAGCGACCGTACCGCCCCTTATCCACCGTtagatcatttatttatatatcaataggttatatttttttttaaaaaaaaggtctAAAAAGATgttcttaaaataaaaacaaacaaatgtaAATGGataaaccaaatatttttttcaaaccttaGAATTTGGAGTTAAACACTTTAAATTTTAGAAATccttattattaaagttataaaattcttaaaataaaattttagtcccaaattataaagtttgaaaaaaaaatgtgatctttttttttatattcgaACCATAACACATAATTTCGATTAAATTGGTTTTCCAACGATCCAAATCAAACAGATCTTTCATGAATAAAATTTGGCTCAACATGTTCTATTCAATACCCAAAtcgataaaataaaaaatatttgattaaaatatttttttagttaaaaaaagtAATGTTGATGGTAAGATCTGAGATATCTTTCTAACCGTAATATTAACTTTCCTTGATTCGAAAAATTTGTATGACAATAACATGATGCCTATACAGGGGCTTCCGAACGCATCAAGCTCGGAGGGGGAGaccaaatataaatatcattctTTTTAGTAAACCCTCCAATACCAAATATAAATAGCATCCTTTCATAGTAAACTATCATGAACTACccataaaacataataatatccTCTTATATAAGGTAAGAGGCATAAACAAAAACAGACTTTACAACTAACATGAGACCAAATGCaagtttaatacattttattctctcaaaatcatcattcaTAGCTAAACCCTAAAGATACAATCATCACTTGATCACGGAACTAACATCTTCACATCGTgtccttctcctcctcctcctacGGTTTTAGCCTTATCCTGGACAAACTCAAATGATAGAGTACATTCCCGGGCAAAATCAGACATTGCCTGAAACAGTGGGGCCAATTCTGTCCGTAAGATGGTGAATGTTCGCATCTTAGTTGCGGTCACCATTTTCACATACTCAGCCCTTTCTTCTTCAGCCTTCCCCCTCAAAGACTCAACCTTTGTCTGCTTCAATGCCACCTCTGGTTCCTTGTTCCCATCCTCACTTGTTGAATATTgcttgtatttgtatttgttcTCTTCAAGCAATTTAAGTTCCAACTCTTTCTTCTCCACTTCTTTCTTTATCAGCTCCAATCTCCTCTCCAGCTTCTGctcttcttcttgttgaaccatAAGAGACCGGATTGATCCTAACAAGTTCTTGATACCATCCAATGCCAAATTCATTGGAACCCGCTTGATCAATAGGCTCCATTCTTCGCAGATTGTATAGATTCTCCACGTTATAGGACTGTTGCAGAGCTGGAGCCACCCCACAAGAGATTCAACGTAATCGCCTTGTGCCTTGTCAAGGTTGTATAAAGCTAGTTGCCATTGTTGGAGTTTCTGCTCGAGCTGATAAGTCGATCGCCAGTGACTCTCTGATGGTGATGATGAATGGACAACATTGATCAAGCGTTCTAGCTGCTTAGCTATGTGCATCTGTTTCGTGTAACATTCATGCATGGTTCTCCACATGCCCATTAATCTTTATAGACAGAAAAAAAAGAGTCGGTATTAAGAATTGTAATGTTCATGTTCATTGCCATGGAAGGAAAGAAGACAGACAGACCCTTTAACAAGCTCAACCAGATGCATGTAGAGATCTGATTGAGTCAACTTGAAGATTTCCGAAGATATGGTCTCAATGGTTTGAGAAGTAACCATGATTCTCGATTCTAGTTTCTCGAGTTCTTTCTTCGTCTTCTCTGTTTTAACACCCTCGGTTTTTCTAGATTCAAACTTCCTCATTTGAACAATTCTCTTCTGATACTCCAAATTTAAAGTCTCAGCAGTCTGATCAGATtcgaaaaattcaaattaatttcagAAACAGAATAGCTTTCGATCAACAAGATAAACATTAAGTATTTATTACCTTCACCTCCAAGTACAACTTCTTCTCCCAAGCATAGAGCTTAGAAAGTGTGGAAGAATGACTCCCACTCCAACTAGAAGCTTCTTCGCCTTCAATGGATTCCTCAAACTGCTCCAGTGAATCTGTTTTCTTCAATAACCCCATTGAACACAAAGACTGATTCAAATGCCCATAAACCTTAGAACCTGCTGAACAAAATGATTAACCCCActcaaaaaatttattattttgcatGAAATTGGGTAATGAACTAGCTCATGACTTCCAGTTTTTAGTACCTTCAAAACTGTGACTGGTGGAgcgagaaaaagaagaaactcCCAAAAGAGACGACACCTCAGAACAGGCATCAGCCGCAGTAGCAAAGAGTTCATTGATCTCTCTCATAATCTCAACAAGATCATTGCTTTTCGCAGGCATCACGACAGCAATTTCCGATGTAATTTCAGGATTGTTGGAAAACTCAGTTATCATCGTCTTTATGAAGTTTCCTGTAGTGACCACTTCAGATTTTGTTTTCCAGTCATCCCCTGTTTCCAACCGGGACGAAGAGGGTGCAACTGTAGGCGTCGGAGGTACGTTATAGTCATCTTTTCCGGCGAAAGCAgtaacaaattgaagaagagcCGTGCCTGCACTTCTGTGAGAGATTATGTAAGTATTATGAGAAGCGGAAAAGGCTTGCCTGGATTTTACCAACTGCTTCATCAACCTTGTTCGAGTCTTGCATCTTCTAACAATCTCTTCTTTATCTATCTTCGAATTACCACAACCCATCGGTCTATTTTCCGGTGGTGTTCCCGTTCACCAATAATGATTTAAGATAGACCCTGCTGATAACTACACCGCCTTTGTTTCATGACACCTGTTGGCTAAAGCAGAGAGACACCAATGCTCTCATTGGGCAGAGTGCCCGTTTGTATGAAAACCAGTCAAccaaagttaattatttttttcattttatttgctGAATAACCATTTGATAGTGCAATTTAGAACTAAAATAGAATTATTCTTTAAAATCGTCATTCATATGATTGATTACAGATGGGACATGGAATTCATAATGAATAAAGGAAGGGATTGAGATGAAACCAGCAGATTGTATCTATTTTTTGTTGGTTACATTTCTTTTCATCTCATGGACAGCAGCTTTAGCCAAAGATGTAGGTTTCATGGAAGCTTTTGGATTCAATGCTTTTCTCAGCTTAAAAACAGCCCATGCAGTCCCAATAGCATGTCCAGCTGCTTCAAGACCTTCACCAGTCGCCTTCCCAGCTTCTTCTCCATATCTGCCAATCCCAATTATCacaacaagaacaagaacaagaacaagaacaattgacaaacaaacaatcatatatcatcatcatcatccttaCTTGTGGGTCACAAACTCTGTAGTTACAGTGTTTGATGTTGACATTACATTCTTTCCAGCTACTTCCGTTGCATCACAGATTTTGCCTAATTAGGATCG from Impatiens glandulifera chromosome 5, dImpGla2.1, whole genome shotgun sequence includes:
- the LOC124938127 gene encoding rac-like GTP-binding protein ARAC1, which produces MSASKFIKCVTVGDGAVGKTCLLISYTSNTFPTDYVPTVFDNFSANVVVNGNTINLGLWDTAGQEDYNRLRPLSYRGADVFILAFSLISKASYENVSKKWIPELKHYAPGVPIVLVGTKIDLRDDSQFFIDHPGSVAITTAQGNELKDLIAAPEYIECSSKSQQNVKGVFDAAIKVVLQPPKQKKKSKTPKCSIL
- the LOC124938126 gene encoding 3-dehydroquinate synthase, chloroplastic, with product MASTANPSSLCHKQTISLPLGRPTSLLKSLSFTDTFIGSRNFSSLSLHCSSKRRRCILVSASSTASVMDQSLGKKASPADPTIVNVDLGDRSYPIYIGSGLLDQPDLLQRHIHGKKVLVVTNTTVAPLYLDKVVSALTIGNPNVSVEKVILPDGEKYKNMETLMKVFDKAIESRLDRRCTFVALGGGVIGDMCGYAAASFLRGVNFIQIPTTVMSQVDSSVGGKTGINHPLGKNLIGAFYQPQCVLVDTDTLNTLPDRELASGLAEVIKYGLIRDSEFFEWQEKNMPALMARDPDMLAYAIKRSCENKAEVVSLDEKESGLRATLNLGHTFGHAIETGFGYGVWFHGEAVAVGTVMAVDMSYRLGWIDESIVKRVASILKQANLPTSPPDTMTVEMFKSIMAVDKKVADGLLRLILLKGPLGNCVFTGDYDRKALDETLNAFCKS
- the LOC124938122 gene encoding protein ALTERED PHOSPHATE STARVATION RESPONSE 1-like, whose translation is MGCGNSKIDKEEIVRRCKTRTRLMKQLVKSRQAFSASHNTYIISHRSAGTALLQFVTAFAGKDDYNVPPTPTVAPSSSRLETGDDWKTKSEVVTTGNFIKTMITEFSNNPEITSEIAVVMPAKSNDLVEIMREINELFATAADACSEVSSLLGVSSFSRSTSHSFEGSKVYGHLNQSLCSMGLLKKTDSLEQFEESIEGEEASSWSGSHSSTLSKLYAWEKKLYLEVKTAETLNLEYQKRIVQMRKFESRKTEGVKTEKTKKELEKLESRIMVTSQTIETISSEIFKLTQSDLYMHLVELVKGLMGMWRTMHECYTKQMHIAKQLERLINVVHSSSPSESHWRSTYQLEQKLQQWQLALYNLDKAQGDYVESLVGWLQLCNSPITWRIYTICEEWSLLIKRVPMNLALDGIKNLLGSIRSLMVQQEEEQKLERRLELIKKEVEKKELELKLLEENKYKYKQYSTSEDGNKEPEVALKQTKVESLRGKAEEERAEYVKMVTATKMRTFTILRTELAPLFQAMSDFARECTLSFEFVQDKAKTVGGGGEGHDVKMLVP